The following are from one region of the Flavimobilis soli genome:
- a CDS encoding aminopeptidase P family protein: MSSETTPAQTTPEDQSIAERGSNRSLRPSSDAFRNFIWSGWAPRPDARPERAPYADFTAARREALSARFPGTRLVVPAGGLKVRSNDTDYRFRPHSAFAHLTGLGTDQEPDAVLVLDPREDGGHDAVLFFRPLAERNTTEFYADARYGEFWVGARPSLTDLEALTGIATAHVDELADRVAKDAGHVKILVVTGADETVETLVESVREQAGIQEEAAAETTDGLTDAALVEAVSELRLVKDDYEIAEMRKAVAASIEGFAEVVRALPRAVGRPRGERVVEATFDGHARIEGNEVGYDTIAAAGEHATTLHWTRNDGEVREGELLLLDAGVEVDSLYTADVTRTLPVSGTFTETQRKVYQAVLDAADAAFEAAVPGRRFRDVHAAAMEVIAARLEEWGLLPDGVTAKESLEPEGQFHRRWMVHGTSHHLGIDVHDCAQARAEMYLDGVIEPGMIFTIEPGLYFKSDDLLVPEELRGIGVRIEDDVLVTEDGNENLTAALPRKPDELEAWMASVR; the protein is encoded by the coding sequence ATGAGCTCCGAGACCACGCCCGCCCAGACGACGCCCGAGGACCAGTCGATCGCCGAGCGGGGCTCCAACCGTTCGCTGCGCCCGTCGTCGGACGCCTTCCGCAACTTCATCTGGTCCGGCTGGGCACCGCGCCCTGACGCCCGCCCGGAGCGCGCGCCGTACGCGGACTTCACCGCTGCGCGCCGCGAGGCGCTCTCGGCTCGCTTCCCGGGCACGCGGCTCGTCGTCCCTGCAGGCGGCCTCAAGGTCCGCTCGAACGACACGGACTACCGCTTCCGCCCGCACTCCGCGTTCGCGCACCTCACGGGGCTCGGCACGGACCAGGAGCCCGACGCCGTGCTCGTCCTCGACCCGCGCGAGGACGGCGGGCACGACGCCGTGCTCTTCTTCCGCCCCCTCGCGGAGCGCAACACGACCGAGTTCTACGCGGACGCCCGCTACGGCGAGTTCTGGGTCGGGGCGCGGCCGAGCCTCACGGACCTCGAGGCGCTCACCGGCATCGCGACCGCGCACGTCGACGAGCTCGCCGACCGCGTCGCGAAGGACGCGGGGCACGTGAAGATCCTCGTCGTGACGGGCGCGGACGAGACGGTCGAGACGCTCGTCGAGTCCGTCCGCGAGCAGGCGGGCATCCAGGAGGAGGCCGCCGCCGAGACGACCGACGGCCTGACCGACGCCGCCCTCGTCGAGGCCGTCTCCGAGCTGCGCCTCGTCAAGGACGACTACGAGATCGCGGAGATGCGCAAGGCCGTCGCCGCGTCGATCGAGGGCTTCGCCGAGGTGGTCCGCGCGCTCCCCCGCGCCGTCGGGCGCCCGCGCGGCGAGCGCGTCGTCGAGGCGACGTTCGACGGGCACGCGCGCATCGAGGGCAACGAGGTCGGCTACGACACGATCGCGGCCGCGGGCGAGCACGCGACGACGCTGCACTGGACGCGCAACGACGGCGAGGTCCGCGAGGGCGAGCTCCTGCTGCTCGACGCGGGCGTCGAGGTCGACTCGCTGTACACGGCCGACGTGACGCGCACGCTGCCCGTCTCGGGCACGTTCACCGAGACGCAGCGCAAGGTCTACCAGGCCGTGCTCGACGCGGCCGACGCCGCGTTCGAGGCCGCCGTCCCCGGACGTCGCTTCCGCGACGTCCACGCCGCGGCCATGGAGGTCATCGCGGCGCGGCTCGAGGAGTGGGGCCTGCTGCCCGACGGCGTCACCGCCAAGGAGTCGCTCGAGCCGGAGGGTCAGTTCCACCGCCGCTGGATGGTGCACGGCACCTCGCACCACCTCGGCATCGACGTGCACGACTGCGCGCAGGCGCGCGCGGAGATGTACCTCGACGGCGTCATCGAGCCGGGGATGATCTTCACGATCGAGCCCGGCCTGTACTTCAAGAGCGACGACCTGCTCGTCCCCGAGGAGCTGCGCGGCATCGGCGTGCGCATCGAGGACGACGTCCTCGTCACCGAGGACGGCAACGAGAACCTCACTGCGGCGCTCCCCCGCAAGCCCGACGAGCTCGAGGCGTGGATGGCGTCGGTGCGCTGA
- a CDS encoding general stress protein gives MSQPNLNRGPQAAVTMPKGDAVAAFTDYVDAQRAVDTLSDKAFPVQNLSIIGEGLTMVERVMGRLTTGRVAVGGIASGAWFGLFVGLLLAMFASEDVAATVISGVVIGAGFGLMFALISYAATRGKRDFTSQSQIVATRYVVLCSVEKANEARRLLAEAGIRSTAADTPVVAPAAPAPSVPGPLAPVAPQASPTPSRISSQYVTPDGRPRYGVRTDDVASEAADAPAEGASGAPASEAPRPGEDAPSA, from the coding sequence ATGAGCCAGCCGAACCTCAACCGTGGTCCTCAGGCCGCCGTCACGATGCCGAAGGGTGACGCCGTCGCGGCCTTCACGGACTACGTCGACGCCCAGCGGGCCGTCGACACGCTCTCGGACAAGGCGTTCCCGGTGCAGAACCTGTCGATCATCGGCGAGGGGCTCACGATGGTCGAGCGCGTCATGGGGCGGCTGACGACGGGCCGCGTCGCGGTCGGCGGCATCGCGTCAGGGGCGTGGTTCGGCCTGTTCGTCGGTCTGCTGCTCGCGATGTTCGCGTCCGAGGACGTCGCCGCGACGGTGATCTCCGGCGTCGTGATCGGTGCGGGCTTCGGGCTCATGTTCGCCCTGATCTCTTATGCGGCGACGCGCGGCAAGCGTGACTTCACCTCGCAGTCGCAGATCGTCGCGACGCGATACGTCGTGCTGTGCAGCGTCGAGAAGGCGAACGAGGCGCGTCGGCTCCTCGCGGAGGCTGGTATCCGGTCGACGGCGGCGGACACCCCGGTCGTCGCGCCGGCTGCGCCTGCGCCGTCGGTGCCTGGCCCGCTCGCGCCCGTCGCCCCCCAGGCGAGCCCGACGCCGTCGCGCATCTCGAGCCAGTACGTCACCCCGGACGGACGGCCGCGGTACGGCGTGCGGACCGACGACGTCGCCTCGGAGGCCGCAGACGCTCCGGCCGAGGGCGCTTCCGGCGCCCCGGCGAGCGAGGCTCCGCGCCCCGGCGAGGACGCCCCTTCGGCCTGA
- a CDS encoding magnesium transporter MgtE N-terminal domain-containing protein, translating into MSGAATRVFIARLAETSVFDPLGDKVGRVRDVVVLMRAKAAPRAVGLVVEVPGRRRVFLPFTRVTSIDTGQVISTGLVNMRRFEKRRMETLVIGELFDRVVEFTDGSGSARIEDVSIELERNGDWVVDRLFVRRENATKGALGIRRRNQGEVVDVRAVKSLASAEQKQGAGLLLAAYEDLKPADLADALHDLNDNRRLEVAEALDDERLADVLEELPEDDQVAILSSLEPTRAADVLEAMQPDDAADLLHELPDARATELLALMQPEDARDVRRLLAYDDYTAGGLMTTDPVILGPETSIAAAMAHIRRQDLPPALASMVFVVRPPIETPTGRFLGVVHFQRMLREPPHESLGSVLDEIDHVSPQAPLGQITRLLATYNLLALPVLDAERRLLGAVSIDDVLDHMLPEDWREDDHVPDVAGGGGQHG; encoded by the coding sequence GTGAGCGGCGCAGCAACGAGAGTGTTCATCGCCCGGCTCGCCGAGACCTCTGTCTTCGACCCGCTCGGGGACAAGGTCGGGCGCGTCCGGGACGTCGTCGTGCTCATGCGCGCCAAGGCCGCACCGCGCGCGGTCGGTCTCGTCGTCGAGGTCCCGGGCCGACGCCGGGTCTTCCTCCCGTTCACTCGCGTCACCTCGATCGACACGGGCCAGGTCATCTCGACGGGCCTCGTGAACATGCGCCGCTTCGAGAAGCGCCGCATGGAGACGCTCGTCATCGGTGAGCTGTTCGACCGCGTCGTCGAGTTCACCGACGGGTCGGGCAGCGCACGCATCGAGGACGTCTCGATCGAGCTCGAGCGCAACGGCGACTGGGTCGTCGACCGCCTGTTCGTGCGCCGTGAGAACGCGACGAAGGGCGCCCTCGGCATCCGTCGCCGCAACCAGGGCGAGGTCGTCGACGTCCGCGCGGTCAAGTCCCTCGCGTCGGCCGAGCAGAAGCAGGGCGCCGGCCTGCTCCTGGCCGCGTACGAGGACCTCAAGCCCGCCGACCTCGCCGACGCGCTGCACGACCTCAACGACAACCGGCGTCTCGAGGTCGCCGAGGCGCTCGACGACGAGCGGCTCGCTGACGTCCTCGAGGAGCTTCCCGAAGACGACCAGGTGGCGATCCTCTCCTCGCTCGAGCCGACCCGCGCCGCCGACGTCCTCGAGGCCATGCAGCCGGACGATGCCGCCGACCTGCTCCACGAGCTGCCCGACGCGCGAGCAACAGAGCTCCTCGCGCTCATGCAGCCCGAGGACGCCCGCGACGTGCGTCGCCTGCTCGCGTACGACGACTACACGGCCGGTGGTCTCATGACGACCGACCCGGTGATCCTCGGCCCCGAGACGTCGATCGCTGCGGCGATGGCGCACATCCGTCGCCAGGACCTCCCGCCTGCGCTCGCGTCGATGGTCTTCGTCGTGCGACCTCCGATCGAGACGCCCACGGGGCGCTTCCTCGGCGTCGTGCACTTCCAGCGGATGCTCCGCGAGCCCCCGCACGAGTCGCTCGGCTCGGTGCTCGACGAGATCGACCACGTCTCGCCGCAAGCTCCGCTCGGGCAGATCACACGTCTGCTCGCGACGTACAACCTGCTCGCGCTCCCCGTGCTCGACGCCGAGCGTCGTCTGCTCGGGGCCGTGAGCATCGACGACGTGCTCGACCACATGCTGCCCGAGGACTGGCGCGAGGACGACCACGTCCCCGACGTGGCGGGCGGCGGTGGTCAGCATGGCTGA